DNA sequence from the Salvia splendens isolate huo1 chromosome 19, SspV2, whole genome shotgun sequence genome:
ATGGTCTTCACCAGGAAAGTTCCCATGCACAAGCATGTCCACGGCAGCAGAAAGTAGTATGCATAGCCCCAAAATATCTTCCCTAGTATTGCAAAAGACAATCCGGTGAAGGTGTATCCAGCATACGCCACAATGTCAAGTAAAGGAGCCTCCCCACTACCCAGGGAGAAAAGTGACATCTTTAGCAGCGCAACTTGAAAGGACCAGCCAACGACACCTTTAACGAAGAGCCAGTTCAGGGCTTCGGGACTAAACCTGACAGAGCATGCAAAAGCCTGCTGTTAGTTGAAAAGACATCAAAGCTATTTTAGCAGTatgtataaagaaaaaaaggtgTGTGGAAGAACAGATAGGATGATATATCTTGAAAAGTATGTGTTTTAGAGCAAAGGACAATGATATAGTACAAAAGATCACCACATTCAACACGAGTAAGATAAGGCAAGCTGCAGGAGCTAAAGAGATTTGTGACAAATTATTATCTGAAATTTCAAGTTCAACTCTAAATGCAGTTAATCAATTGAGGATTTTCATGTAATCATGGAAAAAAAAGTTGATCAAATTTTAGATAACTacgaaagaaagaagaagatgaaatacaaacaaaaatatGTCCCTGAGAGGAATTCTTGCAAGTAACTCTTACTTGATATTGATTTGAATGTCACATGTGCAGTTATATTTTTCTATTAAGGAATTGTGGTTGTGTAGAAAGAAATGAGAATAAGAAAAGATGTATGAAGGACTGAAGGTTATAAAGTGAGAATGGGAATACATATCTCCACTTTCAATAGAAAGTCAGAGTATAAAGATATACTACATATTGACACGAGAGGGGAGAAAGTAAGTGTACTTTAATAGTGGGTAACTGACAGGATCGTATTTTTGCAAACAAACTATACAAGTTAATattagaaaaattaataaacttaCTTTCCATGAAGTCCCAATGATAACCCAGCAAGCACCACATAAGTACCAAATGCCATGAAAGGTATGTACAAGTCCGGAGCATTTATATCATAAATAGGGGGTTTGTAGGAAAGCCTGCCACCCACTGGCTCTGTAATTCTTGTCCAATGACCCTGAAAGAGATTAAATCAGCTGAACACGCTACATCCGGAACGGGTAATAACTATGGACGGACACTGTCTTACCCTGTGCAGGAACGGGAATAGAACAACCTTCAACTTATTCTTCACATAATGATCATTaacttggaaatagtattgAGGGTCAGAGAAATAGCGGCTGATCTGTTTACAACAATTCAAACGTAAAAGGAAATCAATCTAATTCTTAATAATCATGTAGTAGTTCAAAAGGCACCTAGACACTTACATTGCTTTGCACATATTCCGAGCTAGATCCCAAGATTTTCTCCCCATAGGCACCCAGCCCACCTCTTATGAATCCCGAACTCGCACCATAAAATGTATTTCCAAAAGGATCGGGCTGCTGCGCTTTAGGTGGTCTGGGTACTCCCGGCTGTCCTCCTAGATTATCATACATGTCTTACAGAATACCTAAAAATCTGCAAGGATAAGTTTGGGAAAGGGTTATGTGAGGTAAACACTTGGTTAAAGACTCCAGAAACCAGCAAGATTCACCTTACAACCTTTATTGACAAGATTGATAATCCAAGAcgcaatatatatttaaaaatgctCATTCCATTAACACAGTCAAAAAGATACATAAACAAACAACATTTTCCCTGAAATGGATACTAAACAGAAACAGTGCACACAAATTATAACAAGGAGGCAACTCAGAATAATTTTAGACTTGATCTACTCCTACAAAATTCAAAAGAGAGCTCGATGTATATCTTCTCGAATTACAATTGcactttaaatttatatatactcgAATGATATGAAAGCATATGTGTCAAATACCAGGAATACAAGCTTATCCCTTTGGAATGCACAATAACAACGAAGCTCGTATACACAACAACAACACCACACTTTCACAAGCAAAAACTACATCAACCACAAAGGGATTTTTCATGTATCCGTAATTACGATAGAATCCTACACACTAACATCAATAAGCTTCATCGATCGGCaaagtagaaatgaaaagaTAAAAAATAGCACATTTCCCCCCACACAAAATGGTGCGATTACACACTTTAGATACTGTTACAGATCAAATCGCTTCAATTATATCGCAGAAATGACGATTTACATCAGCGACCTGGACATCAATCGCGATTTGGCAACGAATAGTCAATCACGAACGACGATCTCGTAAGCTCTCAGATCCAATCTTAAATACTGTAAACAAGATTTATGTATAGAAAGTATGAATCGTCGAAAAAGAGAAAAACCTGATCGATTCCAAAACGGTTGCTCGCCGGCGGTGACGATAATCGGAATTCAGGCGATCGGTAGTACGGGAAAACTGAAAAGTCGGTTGGTTTCTTctcgaattttaatttttgagaaATAAATATGGGTGGTTTTCTTCACTTCTAAGGTTCGACGCGGCTTTCATTGGGCCTTCAAGTTGTGCTCTAAGCCCAATTTACTTACATTCATAATGAAGAAAGTAAGATACTACTATAATTATTGGTGTTATAAGATAATTATTGGACTAATTAAATATATGGgtatgatcaattgctaactctatatttaattattaattacaactaATTTTAAATCATTAGATTTGTAGAGATCTAGTGGTCCATAAATTATCAtggataattttattattaattaaatttgaaaatataagaAAACTACCAAAATTAGGTTTTTGAATCAAATTGTCAATATAGTGTACTAAACATATCAATATGAttcattgaatatgtcaacacaatttaacattgacattgtataagtattatattgacatattatggtAGTTATATTGACATTAAACTGGTAGTTGATATTCacgaaaattcaataatttttttcaaattttgacatcggaacatatgcaagtgagatctcgttggaatccttataaaaattacctttaatttgatatattatgtgtaaaaaaataatataaattgagatagctataatcatttaaaattttgagatatttttaaaagctagttataactaacttttgttaattgaaactaaaacccctaattgacatttttttttgctTCTATTCGTGGATGAATGATCTTGTGCTTTGATTTAATGATCTAATGcttattatttagttgtagttagcaatttaggagtgagttaacaatataacacaccccttAAATACATACTACGCTTTAATAAGTCCTACTATTTTTGCTTTTTTATTAGAATACAAGATTTGAAATAAGTTAATAgatattcaaatttaaatttattgtaataTTGTTAGATTGTTATGGTTTTCGTTCAAATTAAAATCGATGTGGTAATCTAATGCACAATTCACATGAATTTTGCCTAAATATtgttataaaaatcaaaatcaatgttttaaaattgCATTGGTGAGTGAACAGGCGAAACTACCGGTAGAGCCACTTATCGAACTGTAACGTTGCTGCAAATACATACGCCATAATTAAAATCAGTGaatgataaaatataatatacaaaatatatcaaaattatCAAATGTTAAGGAACATGTATTTCTTATACTCCAAATAACAATAAATCATAACTCGTTAATATTAGTATATGTCAATTATGTATTAATGCAATATAAAATCGGCTTTAGAGGGCAAAGATCCATGTGGTTTTCAATGGAATGTGCTATTGCCTATTCATGGTAGAAAAGTTTGAAACACTTGACAGTATTAATTTACATTCCTTACACATCCTACATAAAACATAGTAGAAAAAAAGATGAAATACAATCTAACTGAAATGTTATTTTAAATGCCTTGCATCAGCATTGGCACAAGAGCGTATAATTGTACCCTCAAACTTAGCTATATAATCTACTAACATGCATATGTATCCATTGGTATAGCAGTATAACACTCTTTTGTCTAcccttgtttttatttaaaaattcaattaacCATGACCAATAATTTAATCATCTCAAGTTTCATGTGAAATTTGAAGACACCATAAAAAACTCTTCACCATACATAATTTTCATGCTATTTCTCACTTTTGGTGGGTAAAGCTTAACACTTTTTATATACAAACAAGttttttatagtaaaaaatagtactctgATTCGGAGAACATAACAAAGTGACGAAAAATGATAGATCCGATTTTAAACTGCAAATTGTTGTAATTATTTGTCGCAACCTAGTTAAAGTTATGGATTCGTCATTGGGCGTTCCATGGCTTGGCCCCAACCTCATGTGATCGTGTTGAAGTTTACAAGTCTAGCATGCAAATAG
Encoded proteins:
- the LOC121780283 gene encoding protein YIF1B-like, which codes for MYDNLGGQPGVPRPPKAQQPDPFGNTFYGASSGFIRGGLGAYGEKILGSSSEYVQSNISRYFSDPQYYFQVNDHYVKNKLKVVLFPFLHRGHWTRITEPVGGRLSYKPPIYDINAPDLYIPFMAFGTYVVLAGLSLGLHGKFSPEALNWLFVKGVVGWSFQVALLKMSLFSLGSGEAPLLDIVAYAGYTFTGLSFAILGKIFWGYAYYFLLPWTCLCMGTFLVKTMKRVLFAEVRTYDSSRHHYLLLFIALAQFPLLIWLGNITLNWLV